The genomic interval AAATCCTGTACCTACTAAAATACCTGCCACTAAAGCAATAAACATATGCTTAGCGAGCTTATTGTTTTTTGATTTGTTTATCATACTAAAATCCTCCTATAATTTTTATAGGATACCAATAAAAAAAACCTTAAGCCAAAAAGATAGCTTAAGGTAAAACTCATAATAAACTATGTACAATTTTCCTTATTAGTCTCACAGGACTATCTTAAAGGCATCCTAATTCTTTTGTATTCTACACTAAACCCTAACTAATGTCAATTCCTTTTTTATAATAATTCACTATTATTAGACGCGTATTTTTCATAAAAAACTTTAAATTTTTCTTATTAAATCATTTAAATTAAGTATATTTAAAAAATAATTTGTATCAAGTCTTATTTAATAACCCAAAAATTACCATTATAATAACTAAAAATATTAATGATGAACTGTACCATAAATGAACTAGAAGAATACCGACTGAGTTGGTATTCTTTTTTGAACTTAATATTTTATAAAAAAGATTTGTTGGTTTACCTTTAGTAAGGTAAATCATTTTTTACCTAATAAATAAATTATAAAACAAAGTATATCTATCTCTATAATATACAAAAGAGTTATAGTAAGGTATAATTAAAAAAAAGGTAAATGAATAGTATTAAGGCTTATAATAAATTGAGAGAAATGAGGGGTTATAATAATGAATGATGTGAAATTTAAACGTAAAATAGCAAATAATAAATTGTGTGCTAAAATATGCTTTATTATTTTTGCTATATCGGCATTACTTTTTTATATTGGTATTATTATTGAGGATACAAAATATAAAATAGAATATGCAAAATTAATGAATATAGGGATGGTCATTATATTACTTTGTGGTATTTTATTTATCATTTTATACTATTTTTTTAAAACGAAAGCAACTAAGTATAGAATCCAATTAATAATAAATATATTACTAAATACTGATTATAGTTTTACTAGTATTCCATATGTAGAAACGAATAAAGCACAAGTATTATTTAAAGAATCAGATGTTATTACTAATATGTTTTTTAAGAAATATATCCAAGGTGAAATTATTGAGACACCATTCACATGGCGTTATCTCAAAGTGATGAAAGAGTATTGGTTCTTTTATCTATGCTTGGGAACTTTTTTATTAAATTTAATTAACATTGAAGTTTTAATAGTATTAACGATTATAACCTATATGTTATTTATCTACTTCAAAGGTGATTATCTTATAATTCACTTTGAAAATCCATTTTCATTTACAGGTTATAGTAAAAACATTAGATTTTTGAGAAAAGAAATAAAAAGCTTATCACATAAAGAGGTAGTTAATGATACTGTGATATACACTGATAATATTAAAGGATTTAAATCTTATGTTTCTAAGGATTTCTTACAAATCATAGAAAATATATCAAATATTAGAAAAGTTGAGTTTGCATTTTATTATAACCAATTTCATCTTGCTATAAAAAATAAGTATAGTATCTTAAATAATTCTGTTTGGATTAAACTAGATCAACAACTCAATCACTACTATCTATTAAATGACAATTTGAAACAACTGGTTCAATTAATAAATAATAAAAATAGGGATTTAATGAAAAGTGAAGTAAAATAGATTTTATATATTTTGAAAGAAATATAATGATACCCTTACTCCTTAAAAAGTATCAAAAAATTATAGTAAAGGTAACTGCAGTATGCTACAGAGGTTCATCAAAGTATAAAGAAAAAAAATATTACTTGTTACGAATAGGATTTAAAAAAGTATGTTGAATAATTTTTGTTAGAAGAATGTTAAATTAGTGTTATTCAATCAATTATTCTGAATATTTACAATTTAATTGATAAAATGGGACTAGTTATGTGAAGTATGGTAATATAGGGTTTTATATAATAATTTGATAATATATAAGGGAGATTAATTATGAGTGCAATATTTAAAATGCTAGTACTTTCTTTATTATTAGTAAGTATAACGGGATGTTACACTAGATACAATCAACGAGAAGTGGATGATGATCGGAAGTACAATCATAATGGATTCAAATGTTATAAAGGTTTTGATTGGGTAACTTCAATTCATAGGCTATATGCAATTAATGATGAATTGAAACAAAAAAAGGAAATTCATTTTTATAAAGTGTGTGAAGAACCATGCACTATTTTTGGTAAAGATGTAGAGGATAAACTCGAAGATGATTTAAACTCTATTAATCTAGAAGTTGCATATATTTATCCTGCATCTAATAATGATAAGTTTCACTATTTAATCAAGAAAAAATTTCCAAATTTAAAAAAAATAATTTTTATGGAAGATATGAACAATTCTATTCCAAATTTTGATGGTATAGAAATATATTCAAGAAATGGGATTTCTATAAAAGAAGAAGGAAATGGAGGGTATATTAAAGAATCAAGAGCTACTTTTTACATTAATTATGACTCTAATGAAAAAGTGATAAGTCCGTATTATCAAATAAGTTTTGATAATACAGATGAAATGATTACTAAGCCATCAAATCCATATAGAGAAGGTTATATATTTGATGGTTGGTATATTGAAGAAGAATGTTTAAATATGTTTAATTTTAATGATGTAAATAACAAAAAAATCGATAGTATTAATTTATATGCTAAGTGGATAAAAAAATAATATGGTTTTGTTATTGAAATTAAAAATATTATTAAAGCCAAAATCAATAATAAAACCTTATTACACACGATTGAAAGGTATTTACATAATAACTGTTAAAGAAAACAAAGGATAAGTTATAATAAATTTATCCTTTTTAATTAAATGTAATCATAACTAATGTATAGTGTAAATTAATTATACATTTAAGGAAATAATAAAATCTATTATATTCAAATGTTGATTAAAGAACATGTTTTTTTAGTAAACTAGTATAACAAAATAATATATTAAACAATTATTTAATTAAAATTATTTAAAAAAAGGTTGACCTAAAGTTAACTCTAGGTAATATATTTATAATGAGCTAACTATTTAGAATGCAAGTGTTTTTTAATAAAAATTTTAAAAAATATTTTCTAAATAAATAAGTATGCAAAAAGAACTCAAGGAACTTTGAGTTTTAGATCTTTGATAATTTAATATGTTAATGATTAGTTACATAAGCTGTATTATATTTCAATATAGAATATATGGTTCTTATAACTTTCTTTCCTACATGGCTTAATGCAACAAAATGGTGTTTACCTTCATTAATCTTTTTTTGATAATATTTAGAGAATTTTTCATCTGAATGAATGATTCTATTAGATACATGATGTATTGCATAACGCATGTATTTTGAGCCTCGTTTTGACATTTTCGAATTACTAGATTCAAATTCACCAGATTGATAAATAGATGGTTCAGCACCAATAAAAGCAACTAGTTTATCTTCACTAGAAAATAATGAAATATCGCCAATACCGGCAATTAATATTGCTCCTGTTGTATATCCAACGCCAGGAATAGAAAGAATTATAGAAAAGTGTTTATCCATTATTTCTTTTATGTAGTTATCGTATTGATCTAGTTGTGAATTTAAAAACTGAATTTTCTCAACAATTAATCGGATTTCAAAAGCATAATATGAAGCATCATCGCCAATAGATTCTTTCGCTAATTGTTTAATTAATTTCGCAGTGGTTAAATAGTGATGGCCCTTAGAATGCTTTTTAAGAAGATTAGATAACGCATCTATACGTGTGTTTTTGATTACAGAAGGAATAGAGTAGGTTTTTAATAATTCTAATGAACAATTTAATCATGTTTTTTCGAAGCAACATCAATACCTACATAAATCATGATATATAAATCCTCCCATATAAATAGCTATTACTAGTAGCGTGTCACTACAAACTTTATAAATGTAACCTCGCTATTGATAAACAGTCTATTCGCTGTAACTAACTAATTAACATATTAAATAAAGCTGTAGCTATAAACTCACTAAAACAGTCTTATAAGCTGTAAGGTGACAGAAAATAGTCTACTAGTTATTAAATATAATTATAATATAAAAAATGTAGTTACAGCAAATTATGACTGTAATTACATTAT from Mycoplasmatota bacterium carries:
- a CDS encoding IS110 family transposase; translation: MDKHFSIILSIPGVGYTTGAILIAGIGDISLFSSEDKLVAFIGAEPSIYQSGEFESSNSKMSKRGSKYMRYAIHHVSNRIIHSDEKFSKYYQKKINEGKHHFVALSHVGKKVIRTIYSILKYNTAYVTNH
- a CDS encoding InlB B-repeat-containing protein, which codes for MSAIFKMLVLSLLLVSITGCYTRYNQREVDDDRKYNHNGFKCYKGFDWVTSIHRLYAINDELKQKKEIHFYKVCEEPCTIFGKDVEDKLEDDLNSINLEVAYIYPASNNDKFHYLIKKKFPNLKKIIFMEDMNNSIPNFDGIEIYSRNGISIKEEGNGGYIKESRATFYINYDSNEKVISPYYQISFDNTDEMITKPSNPYREGYIFDGWYIEEECLNMFNFNDVNNKKIDSINLYAKWIKK